The nucleotide sequence GGATAGCCTAGTTTAAGTAGGCTAAGCTACCAGCAAAATGCCAATTCAACCCATGGTTACAAGTGCATAATAAAAAAGCATAGCTAGCTGCATGTTAAATCATTGACCGTTTTCACATCTCATTTTGAGAAATTCAACGTTTTGTTAACATTTTACCCAATAACTTCAATATACTACCTAGCCAACTGTAGTAGGCTacaattcaaatgtttatttgtatttttactttTAAGGGGGAGCGGTGGTCTTGGCTCCAGTTGCCCTAGGAGTTGTAGGGTTTACCGCCGCTGGCATCGCCGCAAAGTCCTTTGCAGCCGGCATGATGGCATCGGCAGCCTCTGCAAGTGGTGGCGGTGTGTTGGCTGGAAGCACCGTTGCAGTTCTGCAGTCGGCAGGTAATGACAGTCACATATTCATGTGTTTAAATATCATATTTAAAAATCTGTCTTACATAATTGTGTTGTGTCCAATACAGTGGCAACCTTACAGAGAACCATATTGTCAATTAATTGCTATTAGAGTCACAGAATCAAAAACAATATGATCTCGTGATAATCCCCCAACTATACCATGAACATCTCTCTTTATGATCTATTTCTTCCCCCTTTATTGTGCATATTAGAACATTGAAGAGCTCTTATTTTCAGACAAGACAAGGCTACGATGCCCTGGTGCCTGAGGTACATTCTGTTGTGAATGCCACAGTGAACGATGTATGTTGTGTTGTTTCCCTCTAGGTGCAGCAGGGTTAGCTGCGTCTACAACCGCAGTGGTGGCTGGTGTTGGAGGAACAGTGGGATGGCTCTCCGCTGCACTCATCTGGTGATCAAAACATTGATGATTGATAGCTGTCTTGGGACAGCTCTCTTGTCAAAGAGATgtttaatctcagagatcacctATTTAAATAGTGAATACATGTAAACACTTGATAACACGGTGAAGGAATGCTTTGTGTTAAAAAGGTTTAATATTGAAGTTCATATCTGCCATATTGTGTGCAATGAAGGCAACTTATGACTGACTTGTTCTGTTTGTACATATTGGTAAGATGCACTTTATTATGTTCTTTCAAGCCCAGAGCTTTTATATACCTTACTTTTTACTTTTTCATATTTCAGTTGAATACCTTCTTTATCTCAATAAAAGGTCAGGTGTTGCCAGATATATTGTAAACATTTGTCTGGTGTCTTTGTctccatatacagtatgtgtcagCTAGGGATGGAAATCAGTTTAGTCTTTGAAACTTGATGTTTCCCAATTGAGCTGAGTAGGCTGCTGTCTTCAAATCTGTACCTCACTGTTCTGTTGTACAGTGTCTATGGCTGCATTGGTTTGTGCTTTTAAGTTTTAATGGAAGACTACACCAATTGGcgtattgccgccacctactgtacaacCATTATACTTTGTGATACGGTAATACAACATTGGGGGAAAGGAAAATTACCATGTCAACTATTAGCCCTCACTaaaaaacccaccacccctttCCACCATTTAATCCTATCTAATCCTACTCCAGGCCAACAGTCTGGGAGGACAGAACattaccactcaacaccccctgatatttgtgcgtctgtaactttctcactaatcattattcacaattcattcaggactatccgtaatcatggtagcatccacattaatgtagaagtgtttagaaacatattctattattatttacaataaaagtgactccaaaatatacaatacattatttatcatTAGTTTCTATAGGGCACAAAATCAACTGACACAAAAAATTatgtgaaacacaaccaaaacaaacagcaaatgcatccaacaagtgtgTAGCGTCACAAgattgatgtaatcattgcgtgctaggaatatgaggCCAAATACGAAACTTTTGACTacattaatacacatataagtcaATTTGTCCCAATATTTtgggtcccctaaaatggggggactatgaacaaaaagtgctgtaatttctaaacggttcacctgatatgtatgaaaatacattcaaattaaagctgacagactgcactttaacctcatagtcattgtatcaagtgctggagtacagagccaaaggAACAAAACagttgtcactgtcccaatacttttgtagcTCACTGTATATTTTCAAAGACTCACTCAAATGGGTTGCTTTAAACGCTTTACTTTCTGGTCAATTTGTTCCTTTGTTCTGTAAAATCCCATGGCCTGGTTACAGTTAGTTTACCAAAACACACATTTGTTACAGTGCTCTCAATTGATAGTGGTGCTTTGTAGTGTAATGCCCTTAATGAAGAGATGATGGTTGTGGTTTTACAGTAATAAGGGTTAAAGAGACCACAGTGCCACCTGCAGAGTCACTGTTCACTCACAGTTGTAGTTGCCGTATTGTCACATGCAAGCCTTTAGTGCCACCTAGTGTCAAGGGATGGGCCAAAACAATAAAAATACTGGCATGTCACTTACATTACTTACTGTAAAGCCACAATGAAGAATATTATTTTAAACAGTGTCATATAAGCTTAGTACAACTCTCTTAGGCCAAAATAAAAGGTTGTTTTACtccactgtttgtaaacaatgttttCGTAGACAAAAATGACTTAAAAACTATCATTTTAATCTCATGGCAGTCATTGTATTGCAACGCACTATACTTGCGTTCTGCATCTGTAGAGCCATCTATGAATTtgggagtggttacatttctccagccccaaaCTTCAGTTTTATAAAAAGCCAAGTGATGGGGATGCCGTTCGGCTGGAAAACGAATAAAGGATTGTGCCTTTCTGTACTAACTTTGAAAATAACTAAAAGCATTTTAGCCAACACCTTTGGCTCTATTGTCCTGTTTCATGTTCCTTTCACGTGATGGCCTAATTATCGAAGATCTTTATCTAATGTCATTTTCACTGGAATAACAAACGGTTGACTTTCGTTTCTGTTTGCTTGCTCGACGACAATGGACAACAGAACTTGTTCCGGCAAGTCATGACAACCATACCAATTAAGTTTCATATACGAGATGCTTGAAATGTCCAATAGGGGCACGGAGAtggatatagacacaccctaaaTTGGCGCGCTTAAGTTTCGTTTACCAAAACGTTCTAGCCACTGCATTATTTAACCCTGACCCAGTCTTCTTCCCTACAGTCACTGATACAGTCACAGAGGAACCATGGGACTTCGTGAGTAACCTAAACCTCTATTATATCTGGCTAAATCTAAATTGTGTGAAGTAGGCTAGGCTACAGTAACAATAACCAATGCATCATTTTTGCATTTTATTTTCATGTAATTATATTTGCTCATTTTATGTTGTTGCTTTTTTTAACAGTTACCTTTATTGCGGTCGCAGCAGGAGCAGGTGAGACATTTGCCATGCTATTTAAGAATCAACTCTGTGACATAATTAAAACGGTAATATATTATCAGATTACCCTGTGTCAATTTCATTTAAAACCAAAAGCTGATGATAAGAAGACAATGTGAATTTTCATGGAAATACCAATATTGTGGATAGCCTAGTTTAAGTAGACTAAGCTACCAGCAAAATGCCAATTCAACCCATGGTTACACGTGCATAATAAAAAGCATAGCTAGCTGCATGTTAAATCATTGACCGTTTTCACATCTCATTTTGAGAAATGCAATGTTTTGTTAACATTTTACCCAATAACTTCAATATACTACCTAGCCAACTGTAGTAGGCTacaattcaaatgtttatttgtatttttactttTAAGGGGGAGCGGTGGTCTTGGCTCCAGTTGCCCTAGGAGCTGTAGGGTTTACCGCCGCTGGCATCGCCGCAAACTCCCTTGCAGCCGGCATGATGGCATCGGCAGCCTCTGCAAGTGGTGGCGGTGTGTTGGCTGGAAGCATCGTTGCCGTTCTGCAGTCGGCAGGTAATGACAGTCACATATTCATGTGTTTAAATATCATATTTAAAAATCTGTCTTACATAATTGTGTTGTGTCCAATACAGTGGCAACTTTACAGAGAACCATATTGTCAATTAATTGCTATTAGAGTCACAGAATCAAAAACAATATGATCTTGTGATAATCCCCCAACTATACCATGAACATCTCTCTTTATGATCTATTTCTTCCCCCTTTATTGTGCATATTAGAACATTGAAGAGCTCTTATTTTCAGACAAGACAAGGCTACGATGCCCTGGTGCCTGAGGTACATTCTGTTGTGAATGCCACAGTGAACGATGTATGTTGTGTTGTTTCCCTCTAGGTGCAGCAGGGTTAGCTGGGTCTACAACCGCAGTGGTGGCTGGTGTTGGAGGAACAGTGGGATGGCTCACCGCTGCAGCAGCTGCACTCATCTGATGATCCAAACATTGATGATTGATAGCTGTCTTGGGACAACTCTCTTGTCAAAGAGATgtttaatctcagagatcacctATTTAAATAGCGAATACATGTAAACACTTGATAACACGGTGAAGGAATGCTTTGTGTTAAAAAGGTTTAATATTGAAGTTCATATCTGCCATATTGTGTGCAATGAAGGCAACTTATGACTGACTTGTTCTGTTTGTACATATTGGTAAGATGCACTTTATTATGTTCTTTCAAGCCCAGAGCTTTTATATACCTTACTTTTTACTTTTTCATATTTCAGTTGAATACCTTCTTTATCTCAATAAAAGGTCAGGTGTTGCCAGATATATTGTAAACATTTGTCTGGTGTCTTTGTctccatatacagtatgtgtcagCTAGGGATGGAAATCAGTTTAGTCTTTGAAACTTGATGTTTCCCAATTGAGCTGAGTAGGCTGCTGTCTTCAAATCTGTACCTCACTGTTCTGTTGTACAGTGTCTATGGCTGCATTGGTTTGTGCTTTTAAGTTTTAATGGCAGACTACACCAATTGGcgtattgccgccacctactgtacaacCATTATACTTTGTGATACGGTAATACAAAATTGGGGGGAAAGGAAAATTACCATGTCAACTATTAGCCCTCACTAaaaaaacccaccacccctttCCACCATTTAACCCTATCTAATCCTACTCCAGGCCAACAGTCTGGGAGGACAGAACattaccactcaacaccccctgcaactcttctgcagtaaaaccttgcaatcccaagtacttctttGCAGCttccaccacaacctctattttctgtgacttacgttccatttctgcagtacagttgataaccatggctATGAAAACTAAGAAACCCACCTTAACTGAAGCACATATTATTCCCATCACTCTCtattggtctctgcctactcacaggaatcctcaccctgtacccatcttcctctaccactctcttcactgcttcagcatatgacactttctgtactactctgaccctggtaacctcaacctgcctttctctcaccagaCACCACTGAtctccagccccatgggcacccccacaGCTAACAGACtactttctccaccgatactacacattcct is from Coregonus clupeaformis isolate EN_2021a unplaced genomic scaffold, ASM2061545v1 scaf3325, whole genome shotgun sequence and encodes:
- the LOC121539741 gene encoding interferon alpha-inducible protein 27-like protein 2A, with the translated sequence MLLLFLTVTFIAVAAGAGGAVVLAPVALGAVGFTAAGIAANSLAAGMMASAASASGGGVLAGSIVAVLQSAGAAGLAGSTTAVVAGVGGTVGWLTAAAAALI